One Saimiri boliviensis isolate mSaiBol1 chromosome 5, mSaiBol1.pri, whole genome shotgun sequence genomic window carries:
- the TRAK2 gene encoding trafficking kinesin-binding protein 2: MSQSQNAIFISPTGEENLMNSNHRDSESITDVCSNEDLPEVELVNLLEEQLPQYRLKVDTLFLYENQDWTQSPHQRQHASDALSPVLAEETFRYMILGTDRVEQMTKTYNDIDMVTHLLAERDRDLELAARIGQALLKRNHVLSEQNESLEEQLGQAFDQVNQLQHELSKKDELLRIVSIASEESETDSSCSTPLRFNESFNLSQGLLQLEMLQEKLKELEEENMALRSKACHIKSETVTYEEKEQQLVSDCVRELRETNAQMSRMTEELSGKSDELIRYQEEISSLLSQIVDLQHKLKEHVIEKEELRLHLQASKDAQRQLTMELHELQDRNMECLGMLHESQEEIKELRSRSGPAAHLYFSQSYGAFTGESLAAEIEGTMRKKLSLDEESSLFKQKAQQKRVFDTVRIANDTRGRSVSFPALLPIPGSNRSSVIMTAKPFESGLQQTGDKSLLNQGSSSEEVAGNSQNMDQPGPSGDSDLATALHRLSLRRQNYLSEKQFFAEEWQRKIQVLADQKEGVSGSVTPTESFASLCTNQSEITDLSSASCLRGFLPEKLQIVKPLEGSQTLYHWQQLAQPNLGTILDPRPGVITKGFTQLPKDAIYHISDLEEDEEEGITFQVQQPLQVEEKLSTSKPVTGIFLPPITSAGGPVTVATANPGKCLSCTNSTFTFTTCRILHPSDITQVTPSSGFPSLSCGSSGSSSSNTAVNSPALSYRLSIGESITNRRDSTTTFSSTRSLAKLLQERGISAKVYHSPVSEDPVLQPLPKALAIPSTPPNSPSQSPCPSPLPFEPRVHLSENFLASRPAETFLQEMYGLRPSRNPPDVGQLKMNLVDRLKRLGIARVVKTSGAQENGRYQEAETGLQKPDSAVYLNSGSSLLSGLRRNQSLPVIMGSFAAPVCTSSPKMGVLKED, encoded by the exons ATGTCTGCTCCAATGAGGATCTCCCTGAAGTTGAGCTGGTGAATCTGCTAGAAGAACAACTACCACAGTATAGGCTAAAAGTAGACACTCTCTTTCTATATGAAAATCAAGACTGGACTCAGTCTCCACACCAGCGGCAACATGCATCTGATGCCCTCTCTCCAGTCCTTGCTGAAGAGACTTTCCGTTATATGA TTCTAGGCACAGACAGGGTGGAGCAGATGACCAAAACTTACAATGACATCGACATGGTTACACATCTCCTGGCAGAG AGGGATCGTGATCTGGAACTTGCTGCTCGAATTGGACAAGCTCTGTTAAAGAGGAACCATGTCTTATCTGAGCAGAATGAATCCCTGGAGGAACAATTGGGACAAGCCTTTGATCAA GTTAATCAGCTGCAGCATGAGCTATCCAAGAAAGATGAGTTACTTCGAATTGTCTCCATTGCTTCTGAAGAAAGTGAAACTGATTCCAGCTGTTCTACACCTCTTCGGTTCAATGAGTCCTTTAACTTATCTCAAGGGTTGCTGCAGTTGGAAATGCTGCAAGAAAAGCTCAAGGAACTGGAAGAAGAGAATATGGCTCTTCGATCCAAG GCTTGTCACATAAAGTCAGAAACTGTTACCTATGAAGAAAAGGAACAACAGCTTGTCAGTGACTGTGTTAGAGAACTTC GTGAAACAAATGCTCAGATGTCCAGAATGACTGAAGAATTGTCAGGGAAGAGTGATGAGTTGATTCGATACCAAGAAgagatttcttctcttttgtcaCAGATTGTAGATCTTCAGCATAAACTTAAAGAA CATGTGATTGAGAAGGAAGAACTAAGACTTCACCTGCAAGCTTCCAAAGATGCCCAAAGACAACTGACGATGGAG cTGCATGAGTTACAGGACAGAAATATGGAGTGTCTAGGAATGTTACATGAATcccaagaagaaataaaggaacttCGTAGTAGATCTGGCCCTGCTGCTCATCTCTACTTCTCCCAGTCATATGGAGCTTTTACGGGG GAATCTTTGGCAGCTGAGATTGAGGGGACTATGCGtaaaaagctgagtttggatgAGGAATCGTCTCTCTTTAAACAAAA AGCCCAACAGAAACGGGTATTTGATACCGTCAGGATTGCCAATGACACACGGGGCCGCTCTGTCTCCTTCCCAGCTCTGTTACCCATTCCAGGCTCCAACCGTTCAAGTGTCATCATGACAGCAAAACCTTTTGAGTCTGGTTTACAGCAAACAGGGGACAAGTCACTCCTGAACCAGGGAAGCAGCTCAGAGGAGGTTGCAGG GAACTCCCAGAATATGGACCAACCAGGACCCTCTGGAGATAGTGATTTGGCTACAGCACTGCATCGCCTTAGCTTGCGTCGACAGAACTATTTAAGTGAGAAGCAGTTCTTTGCTGAAGAATGGCAGCGGAAGATCCAGGTTCTGGCTGACCAGAAGGAAGGAGTTAGTGGTTCTGTGACCCCAACAGAAAGCTTTGCCTCTCTCTGCACCAACCAGTCAGAAATCACAGACCTCAGCAGTGCCAGTTGCCTTCGGGGTTTTCTGccagaaaaattacaaattgtCAAGCCCCTTGAAG GATCACAAACTCTGTATCACTGGCAGCAGCTTGCTCAACCAAATTTGGGAACCATCCTTGATCCACGACCAGGTGTCATTACAAAAGGCTTTACCCAGTTGCCCAAAGATGCCATTTATCACATCTCAGATTTAGAAGAGGATGAAGAGGAGGGCATTACTTTTCAGGTTCAGCAACCTCTTCAAGTGGAAGAGAAACTTTCAACATCCAAGCCAGTAACAGGGATCTTCCTACCACCCATTACTTCAGCTGGTGGACCAGTTACAG TTGCAACTGCCAACCCAGGAAAGTGCCTGTCATGCACAAACTCAACATTCACTTTCACCACCTGTAGAATATTACATCCCTCTGACATCACTCAGGTTACCCCCAG ctctgggTTTCCTTCATTATCCTGTGGAAGTAGTGGCAGCAGTTCATCCAACACGGCTgtaaattctcctgccttgtcctaTAGACTCAGCATTGGTGAGTCCATCACCAACAGACGAGACTCCACTACAACCTTCAGTAGCACCAGGAGCTTGGCCAAACTTCTGCAAGAGCGAGGCATCTCTGCCAAAGTGTACCACAGCCCAGTTTCAGAGGACCCCGTCCTCCAGCCTCTCCCTAAAGCCTTGGCTATCCCTTCCACACCACCAAATTCACCATCTCAGTCACCTTGCCCTTCTCCTTTGCCCTTTGAGCCTCGAGTGCATCTCTCTGAAAATTTTTTGGCCTCTCGACCAGCTGAGACATTCCTCCAGGAGATGTATGGCTTGAGACCCTCCCGGAACCCTCCTGATGTTGGCCAGTTGAAGATGAACTTAGTGGACAGGCTGAAGAGACTGGGAATAGCCAGAGTGGTCAAGACTTCTGGTGCCCAAGAGAATGGAAGATACCAGGAGGCAGAAACTGGTCTTCAAAAACCAGATTCTGCTGTTTATTTAAATTCAGGGAGCAGTTTATTGAGTGGACTAAGGAGAAATCAGAGTCTTCCAGTCATAATGGGTAGCTTTGCTGCCCCAGTTTGCACATCCTCACCCAAAATGGGTGTCCTGAAGGAGGACTGA